One segment of Acidobacteriota bacterium DNA contains the following:
- a CDS encoding type IV pilus twitching motility protein PilT translates to MAAPTLNQLLKAMVEQGGSDLHVTTNAAPQIRIDGVLKALNAPPMSPTETKQMAYSILTDNQKHRLEEDLEIDFSFGIKGLARFRANVFHQRGAIAAAFRRIPYEIRSFRELGLPTVVEKLCEKPRGLVLVTGPTGSGKTTTLASMLDKVNRERSEHIVTIEDPVEYLHSHKKCIVNQRELNADTHSFSNALRSALRQDPDVVLIGEMRDYETVEAALRIAETGHLTFATLHTNSAAQTINRIIDIFPAHQQGQIRVQLSFVLEGIMCQSLLPRAGGQGRALAMEILVPNSAIRNLIREDKIHQIYGMMQAGQSRFGMQTFNQSLASLYFRRTISLPTAMARSSYPDELQDIINRGPQALSQHMQPPGRQASRS, encoded by the coding sequence ATGGCAGCACCGACGCTGAACCAACTGCTCAAGGCGATGGTCGAACAAGGGGGCTCGGACCTCCATGTGACGACCAATGCGGCGCCGCAGATTCGTATTGACGGCGTGTTGAAGGCGCTCAATGCGCCTCCGATGTCCCCCACCGAAACCAAACAGATGGCCTACTCCATCCTGACGGACAACCAAAAGCACCGTCTGGAGGAGGATTTGGAGATCGATTTCTCCTTTGGCATCAAGGGCTTGGCGCGCTTTCGGGCCAACGTTTTTCACCAGCGGGGAGCGATCGCCGCGGCCTTCCGGCGGATTCCCTACGAGATCCGCTCGTTCCGCGAGTTGGGGTTGCCGACGGTGGTGGAGAAGCTGTGTGAGAAGCCCCGCGGCTTGGTGCTGGTGACCGGGCCGACGGGCTCCGGCAAAACCACCACCCTGGCTTCGATGCTCGACAAGGTGAACCGCGAGCGCAGCGAGCACATCGTCACCATCGAAGATCCGGTGGAGTACCTGCACTCGCACAAGAAATGCATCGTCAACCAGCGCGAGTTGAACGCCGACACGCACAGTTTCTCGAATGCTCTGCGCTCGGCCCTGCGGCAGGATCCGGATGTGGTGCTGATCGGCGAGATGCGCGACTATGAGACGGTGGAGGCGGCGCTGCGCATCGCCGAAACGGGACACCTCACCTTCGCGACGCTCCACACCAACTCCGCCGCCCAGACCATCAACCGGATCATCGATATCTTCCCGGCCCACCAGCAGGGCCAGATCCGGGTGCAGCTCTCCTTCGTGCTGGAGGGGATCATGTGTCAGTCGCTGCTGCCGCGGGCCGGCGGCCAGGGGCGAGCGCTGGCGATGGAGATTCTGGTGCCGAATTCGGCCATCCGGAACCTGATCCGCGAGGACAAGATCCACCAGATCTACGGCATGATGCAGGCCGGGCAGTCGCGCTTCGGCATGCAGACCTTCAATCAGTCCCTCGCGTCGCTCTACTTCCGCCGCACGATCAGTTTGCCCACGGCGATGGCGCGCTCGTCCTATCCGGACGAACTCCAGGACATCATCAATCGCGGTCCCCAGGCGTTGAGTCAGCACATGCAGCCGCCGGGACGCCAGGCTTCGAGGAGCTAA
- a CDS encoding GNAT family N-acetyltransferase, with protein sequence MPLPLVTERLLIRDFRPSDFAAVHAFQSDPEVARYTSRGPYTSEDTLALIGSAIEAAEADPRDTYQLVATRHDQPFGRALLLPNGHRIYEIGYSLAREAWGQGYGSEIARALTAFAFDHLEAHRLFGRVDPANLPSIKILERLGYRREGVLRKDLWKENQWWDTGYYGLLENEWEAREKP encoded by the coding sequence ATGCCCCTGCCGCTGGTCACCGAACGACTGCTGATCCGCGACTTCCGCCCCTCGGACTTCGCCGCCGTCCACGCCTTCCAATCCGATCCGGAAGTCGCCCGCTACACCAGCCGCGGCCCCTACACCTCGGAAGACACCCTGGCCCTGATCGGAAGCGCCATCGAAGCCGCCGAGGCCGACCCACGGGACACCTACCAGCTCGTCGCCACCCGCCACGACCAACCCTTCGGCCGCGCCCTCCTCCTCCCCAACGGCCACCGCATCTACGAGATCGGCTACTCCCTGGCCCGGGAAGCCTGGGGCCAGGGCTACGGCAGCGAGATCGCCCGTGCCCTGACCGCCTTCGCCTTCGACCACCTGGAAGCCCACCGCCTCTTCGGAAGAGTCGACCCGGCCAACCTCCCCTCGATCAAAATCCTCGAACGCCTCGGCTACCGCAGAGAAGGTGTCCTGCGGAAGGACCTCTGGAAAGAGAATCAATGGTGGGACACCGGCTACTACGGACTGCTGGAAAACGAGTGGGAAGCGCGAGAAAAGCCTTGA
- a CDS encoding metalloregulator ArsR/SmtB family transcription factor, translated as MDGVQEIFTALADPTRRALLARLAEGEAGVMELAEPFEMSQPAISRHLKVLEDAGLIARRVDGARRPCRLVSGGTAPVEHWLEELRRVFAANYERLDALLAAGLPPRKDET; from the coding sequence ATGGACGGAGTGCAGGAAATTTTCACCGCTCTCGCCGATCCCACCCGGCGCGCTCTCCTGGCCCGACTGGCCGAGGGCGAAGCCGGGGTGATGGAGCTGGCCGAGCCCTTCGAGATGAGCCAGCCGGCGATCTCTCGCCACCTCAAGGTGTTGGAGGATGCGGGCCTCATCGCGCGGCGGGTGGACGGCGCCCGGCGTCCTTGCCGGTTGGTGAGCGGGGGTACCGCGCCGGTGGAGCACTGGCTGGAGGAGCTGCGGCGGGTCTTCGCCGCGAACTACGAGCGATTGGACGCTTTGCTGGCGGCGGGCTTGCCGCCGCGAAAGGACGAGACTTGA
- a CDS encoding BatD family protein: MSRALQAKTLALVGLCLAASLAASAASAQSVSATVNRVETSLQEPLILSVTVSGSRTSRPSLPELPAFEARETGAAQNFQISNGRSTVSVTYSYLLIPRAAGTFTIGPVSAEIGGRTYRSRPFQVRVREADQPASGGEDLFIQIAVSEREPFVGEQVIYTWRFFHRIRIGNPQLVPPEFDGFQVEDLGEVREYETVRNGQRYRVYEWRKAIFPLRAGELTVSGSRLNCQVVVQNRGRRSPFDDFFGRGRAEPRSVAGPPITLNVRPLPAAPAAFSGLVGEFSLDAEASKRALQTGESTTLKITVAGQGNVQRIGEPDFPDLSAFKIYDDKPLRKISRNGVRLNGSRTFSKALVPLTAGSLEIPALSLVYFDPEAGTYRTARSEAITLDVTPADGKEELRLTESVAPTTGKVAVRILADDILPLKRDLAAVAASRPSPAGPIGWSGALAAPPLLFLGLWLARRRDQRYRRDGGLRRRQEALKRARRRLENLDEGNDGAIEASATLRAYIGDKLTLEGGALTAQEAEEALRGSGIDAELARQVHALLDRLDAARYARREAETTDLESTTLDLVRRLEGALRAARRATP, encoded by the coding sequence GTGAGCCGCGCCCTCCAGGCCAAGACCCTGGCCCTTGTCGGACTCTGTCTCGCCGCCAGTCTGGCCGCTTCGGCAGCATCGGCGCAGTCCGTCAGCGCCACCGTCAACCGCGTCGAAACCAGCCTCCAAGAACCACTCATCCTCTCCGTCACAGTGAGCGGTAGCCGGACCTCCCGCCCCTCGCTGCCGGAGCTGCCGGCCTTCGAAGCGCGCGAAACGGGAGCAGCGCAGAACTTCCAGATCTCGAACGGACGCAGTACCGTCAGCGTGACCTACTCCTACTTGCTGATTCCTCGCGCCGCCGGCACCTTCACCATCGGTCCGGTGAGCGCCGAAATCGGCGGTCGAACCTACCGGTCCAGGCCCTTCCAGGTGCGCGTCCGGGAGGCGGACCAGCCGGCGTCCGGCGGCGAAGACTTGTTCATTCAAATCGCCGTCTCCGAACGCGAGCCCTTCGTCGGCGAACAGGTGATCTACACCTGGCGCTTCTTTCACCGCATCCGCATCGGCAACCCGCAGCTCGTTCCGCCGGAGTTCGACGGCTTCCAGGTCGAGGATCTGGGGGAGGTGCGGGAGTACGAGACGGTGCGCAATGGCCAGCGCTACCGAGTCTACGAGTGGCGCAAAGCGATCTTCCCGCTGCGCGCCGGGGAACTGACCGTCTCCGGCTCGCGCCTCAACTGCCAGGTGGTGGTGCAAAACCGCGGACGCCGCAGCCCCTTCGACGACTTCTTCGGCCGCGGCCGCGCCGAACCGCGCTCCGTCGCCGGGCCGCCGATCACCCTCAACGTCCGCCCGCTGCCGGCCGCACCGGCGGCCTTCAGCGGCCTGGTCGGAGAATTCAGCCTGGACGCCGAGGCGAGCAAACGAGCACTCCAGACCGGCGAGTCGACCACCCTCAAGATCACCGTCGCCGGCCAGGGCAACGTGCAGCGCATCGGCGAACCGGACTTCCCGGACCTCTCCGCCTTCAAGATCTACGACGACAAACCGTTGCGCAAGATCTCGCGCAACGGCGTGCGCCTGAACGGCTCGCGCACCTTCTCCAAGGCGCTGGTGCCGCTCACCGCCGGCAGCCTCGAGATCCCGGCTTTGTCGCTGGTCTACTTCGATCCGGAAGCCGGCACCTACCGCACCGCCCGAAGCGAGGCGATCACCCTGGACGTCACCCCCGCGGACGGCAAGGAAGAACTGCGGCTCACGGAATCCGTCGCGCCGACCACCGGCAAAGTGGCCGTGCGCATCCTGGCGGACGACATCCTGCCCCTGAAGCGTGACCTCGCCGCGGTGGCCGCGAGCCGGCCCAGCCCCGCCGGACCGATCGGCTGGAGCGGCGCCCTGGCCGCGCCGCCGCTCCTCTTCCTCGGTCTCTGGCTCGCCCGGCGGCGGGACCAGCGCTACCGGCGGGATGGCGGTCTGCGGCGCCGGCAAGAAGCGCTCAAACGCGCCCGCCGCCGGCTCGAGAACCTCGACGAGGGAAACGACGGTGCCATTGAAGCCTCGGCCACCCTGCGCGCCTACATCGGCGACAAGCTCACCCTGGAAGGTGGCGCCCTCACCGCCCAGGAAGCCGAAGAGGCGCTCCGCGGCAGCGGGATCGACGCCGAGCTGGCCAGGCAAGTCCACGCCCTCCTCGACCGCCTGGACGCCGCCCGCTACGCCCGGCGCGAAGCCGAAACGACGGACCTCGAAAGCACCACCCTGGACCTCGTTCGGCGCCTCGAAGGCGCCCTACGGGCGGCACGGCGGGCCACCCCATGA
- a CDS encoding DUF4197 domain-containing protein, which translates to MRKQHRLWPVLAAAVLLSGGCAGFDATTIEEILTATNAGTNAPLDEATVARGLREALNVGSGRAVTRVSSHDGYLANELIRIRLPEELATMAEALRRIGFSRQVDELEIAMNRAAEEAASEAKPIFVNAIRQMTIADAWGILRGEETAATQYFRQRTEATLAARFQPIIEEKMDQVGLARQYRTLADTYNALPFVTRPAIDLDDYLTDRALDGLFHELAEEERKIRQDPVARTTELLRRVFGRR; encoded by the coding sequence ATGAGGAAACAACACAGGCTTTGGCCCGTTCTCGCCGCCGCCGTGCTTCTCTCCGGCGGCTGCGCCGGGTTCGACGCCACCACCATCGAGGAAATCCTCACCGCCACCAATGCCGGCACCAACGCCCCCCTCGACGAGGCCACCGTCGCCCGCGGCCTGCGCGAAGCCCTGAACGTCGGCAGCGGCCGCGCCGTCACCCGCGTCTCCAGCCACGACGGCTACCTCGCCAACGAGCTGATCCGCATCCGCCTGCCCGAAGAACTCGCAACCATGGCGGAGGCCCTCCGTCGCATCGGCTTCTCCCGCCAGGTGGACGAACTCGAGATCGCCATGAACCGCGCCGCCGAGGAAGCGGCCAGCGAGGCCAAGCCCATCTTCGTCAACGCCATCCGCCAAATGACCATCGCCGACGCCTGGGGCATCCTGCGCGGCGAAGAAACCGCCGCCACCCAATACTTCCGCCAGCGCACCGAAGCCACCCTCGCCGCGCGCTTCCAGCCGATCATCGAAGAAAAAATGGACCAAGTCGGCCTCGCCCGCCAGTACAGAACCTTGGCCGACACCTACAACGCCCTCCCCTTCGTCACCCGCCCCGCCATCGACCTCGACGACTACCTCACCGACCGCGCCTTGGACGGCCTGTTCCACGAACTGGCCGAGGAAGAGCGCAAGATCCGGCAGGATCCGGTTGCGCGGACGACGGAGCTGTTGCGGAGAGTGTTTGGCAGGCGGTAG
- a CDS encoding SRPBCC domain-containing protein, with product MNLTVAQEGDRTLVVRRFFAAPPEAVYRAHTEPELVQQWVLGPPGWTMPVCRSEPKPGGEIYYEWVGPEGEGFHLTGEFVELVPFERTVHVERMHLPDPTPDNRVVTTFEAVDGGTRLTMRMTVLDAATRAQMLESGMTDGMEMSYQRLDGLLPTN from the coding sequence ATGAACCTGACGGTCGCGCAGGAGGGAGACCGCACGTTGGTGGTACGCCGCTTCTTCGCCGCGCCGCCGGAAGCCGTGTACCGTGCCCACACGGAGCCGGAACTGGTCCAGCAGTGGGTGCTCGGCCCGCCCGGCTGGACGATGCCGGTGTGCCGCAGTGAACCCAAGCCCGGGGGAGAGATCTACTACGAGTGGGTCGGGCCCGAGGGCGAAGGCTTTCACTTGACCGGCGAGTTCGTGGAACTGGTGCCGTTCGAGCGGACGGTTCACGTGGAGCGCATGCACCTGCCGGATCCCACCCCCGACAACCGGGTGGTGACCACCTTCGAGGCGGTCGACGGTGGCACCCGGTTGACGATGCGCATGACCGTGCTGGACGCCGCCACGCGCGCCCAGATGCTGGAGTCGGGCATGACCGACGGCATGGAGATGAGCTACCAGCGGCTCGACGGCCTACTGCCGACGAACTAA
- a CDS encoding tetratricopeptide repeat protein, which produces MKCAAAFILTALLGGVLPAMAAPQEDPPPADASLASGDPLIVQGEDSIGEELEETDETDVDEAGDPTAAPEGEPAAPRATAPARPADQALGELFVRANDAYEESRYPRAIDLYGQLLEDGADHGALHYNLGNAYLRAGELGRAIASYRRSLVRQPRDQDAAANLDFARRSARDALAPPAPSEVQRTLLFWHYGLSTKELLATAVVLNLLFWGCLALHLFRRRWEILRWLAALALVPLLAVTASLAVKTLAPQRVAVVVPQEVDVRSSPDGGAVVRFKLHAGTEVRLVEQRGDWLRLELPDGQQGWLEVEHTEQVTS; this is translated from the coding sequence ATGAAGTGCGCCGCCGCCTTCATCCTCACCGCCCTCCTCGGTGGCGTCCTGCCGGCCATGGCCGCACCGCAAGAGGACCCGCCGCCGGCCGACGCGTCCCTGGCAAGCGGCGATCCGCTGATCGTGCAGGGCGAAGATTCCATTGGCGAAGAGTTGGAAGAGACCGACGAAACCGATGTAGACGAAGCCGGCGACCCGACGGCTGCCCCGGAGGGAGAGCCGGCGGCTCCCCGCGCCACCGCGCCTGCGCGCCCGGCCGACCAGGCCCTCGGCGAACTCTTCGTGCGCGCCAACGACGCCTATGAAGAGAGCCGCTACCCCCGCGCCATCGACCTCTACGGCCAGCTCCTAGAAGACGGCGCCGACCACGGCGCCCTGCACTACAACCTGGGGAACGCCTACCTGCGCGCCGGCGAGCTGGGCCGGGCGATCGCCTCCTACCGCCGCAGTCTGGTGCGTCAGCCGCGCGACCAGGACGCCGCCGCCAACCTCGACTTTGCACGCCGCAGCGCGCGGGACGCCCTGGCGCCGCCGGCGCCGTCGGAGGTGCAGCGTACCCTGCTCTTCTGGCACTACGGCCTGTCCACGAAAGAACTCCTCGCCACCGCCGTGGTGCTCAACCTGCTGTTCTGGGGATGTCTCGCCCTGCACCTGTTTCGGCGCCGCTGGGAAATCCTCCGCTGGCTGGCGGCCCTCGCCCTCGTGCCCCTCCTCGCCGTCACCGCCTCCCTAGCGGTCAAGACTCTCGCCCCCCAGCGCGTCGCCGTGGTCGTGCCCCAGGAGGTGGACGTGCGCTCCAGCCCGGACGGCGGGGCGGTGGTGCGCTTCAAGCTCCACGCCGGCACCGAAGTGCGCCTCGTCGAGCAGCGCGGCGACTGGCTCCGCCTCGAACTCCCGGACGGCCAGCAGGGCTGGCTCGAAGTGGAGCACACCGAGCAGGTAACTTCTTAG
- a CDS encoding ankyrin repeat domain-containing protein — translation MATVLIAGGTTGDEIKNPGSQENLRTAFHEYAEEGPAEDLETTERVGKLVAAAEQGDLPAVRSWLDQGVPIESDLAGSRSALFAAIQGGHSEMVAFLLSRGADPSRRGPRQRSALEESWRADALDIARNLLEAGAEVSAPPRSSVGAGPNRRRSLVSEVIAKGRRDWFDLLWEHGARLKDGEASPLLLRKLETESPDRLHWMRLLLDFGGEPNQLSQASGRTLIHLAETVPEIELLAFHGADLEAADRSFGETALYSAAKSGNEPQLEALLRLGADLDARAKDGSTPLLAAISLRHFDLAHRLLDAGARVDLATSQGRTPLMELAAWRLPRTQRATGDEAQNAMIRRLLAQGAAHDAADARGNSALSLAGKACNVTAFAELARGGARMGRDAWIEVLSAPCAPRWPEVIDSVRADLNLPLPSLDELTKGPLAPPDPADLRAQRQTLDEMRAIGAAWMSWFVDQVSSLELPGGTVRFASDEGAGNGVFVGDLPPVSASQLHTLLVPLYLGQLPAVDGWGYDYDFRMASHPLGRSPVLVIRSPGSDGRFEGELYPAPHLEKGSFAPFQVHRDIVWTDGRFLQFPRTLPAAFTGSNSRPRL, via the coding sequence GTGGCGACGGTTCTCATCGCCGGCGGAACCACCGGTGACGAGATCAAGAATCCGGGGAGCCAAGAGAATCTGCGAACGGCGTTTCACGAGTACGCCGAGGAAGGACCCGCCGAGGATCTAGAGACGACCGAGCGCGTCGGCAAACTGGTGGCCGCAGCCGAACAAGGCGATCTCCCGGCGGTTCGGTCATGGCTCGACCAGGGGGTTCCGATTGAGAGCGATCTCGCGGGATCGCGGTCGGCGCTGTTCGCGGCCATTCAGGGCGGCCACAGCGAGATGGTCGCCTTCCTCTTGTCCCGGGGCGCAGATCCCAGCCGCCGCGGGCCGAGACAGCGCTCGGCCCTGGAGGAATCCTGGCGCGCGGACGCCTTGGACATCGCCCGGAACCTGCTCGAGGCCGGCGCCGAGGTTTCCGCGCCGCCGAGATCGTCCGTCGGAGCAGGACCGAATCGGCGGAGGAGCCTGGTCAGCGAGGTGATCGCCAAGGGCCGACGCGACTGGTTCGATCTATTGTGGGAACACGGTGCGAGGCTCAAGGACGGCGAAGCGAGTCCGTTGTTGCTGCGCAAGCTGGAGACCGAGTCGCCGGACCGACTCCATTGGATGCGCCTTCTGCTCGACTTCGGTGGCGAGCCGAATCAACTCTCCCAGGCCAGCGGTAGGACGCTGATTCATCTCGCTGAGACGGTCCCGGAAATCGAGTTGCTGGCTTTCCACGGCGCCGATCTCGAGGCCGCCGACCGATCCTTCGGGGAAACCGCCCTCTACTCCGCCGCCAAGTCGGGAAACGAACCGCAGCTCGAAGCTCTCCTGCGGCTGGGTGCCGACCTCGACGCGCGCGCCAAGGATGGGTCGACCCCCCTGCTCGCTGCGATCTCCCTGCGCCACTTCGACCTCGCTCACCGACTGCTCGATGCCGGTGCGAGGGTCGACCTGGCGACCTCGCAGGGGCGAACGCCGCTGATGGAACTCGCCGCCTGGCGTTTGCCACGGACCCAACGGGCTACCGGCGACGAGGCTCAAAATGCAATGATCCGGCGCTTGCTGGCGCAAGGCGCAGCTCACGATGCCGCGGATGCACGCGGCAATTCGGCCCTCAGCTTGGCGGGCAAGGCATGCAACGTGACGGCCTTCGCGGAGCTAGCCCGCGGCGGAGCTCGCATGGGTCGCGACGCCTGGATCGAGGTCTTGTCGGCGCCCTGTGCTCCGCGTTGGCCCGAGGTGATCGACTCGGTACGAGCCGACCTCAACCTGCCGCTTCCGTCGCTGGACGAGCTGACCAAAGGGCCGCTCGCGCCACCGGATCCCGCCGACCTGAGGGCGCAGAGGCAAACGTTGGACGAAATGCGTGCGATCGGGGCGGCCTGGATGAGCTGGTTCGTCGACCAGGTTTCCTCCCTGGAGCTGCCCGGGGGAACGGTCCGTTTTGCCTCGGACGAAGGCGCCGGAAACGGCGTCTTCGTCGGCGATCTGCCGCCCGTTTCGGCATCCCAACTTCATACCCTGCTCGTACCCTTGTATCTCGGGCAACTACCCGCGGTCGATGGCTGGGGCTACGACTACGACTTTCGCATGGCAAGCCACCCCCTCGGCCGGAGCCCGGTTCTCGTCATCCGCAGCCCCGGCAGCGACGGTCGGTTCGAAGGCGAACTCTACCCCGCCCCGCACCTGGAGAAGGGCTCCTTCGCACCTTTTCAGGTCCACCGGGACATTGTGTGGACGGACGGGAGATTCCTACAGTTTCCCCGCACTTTGCCGGCGGCTTTCACGGGTTCGAATTCGCGACCTCGCCTCTGA
- a CDS encoding ABC transporter ATP-binding protein: MNNHHEEEVLGKAYDGRLMRRLLGYVRPYRGMAAGAVALIILSSFLQLVGPLATAVAIDLYIRPPDPNGEQAAEQSSAALWAGEQLAAVGIVLTPAEGITVMAAIFFVSLVLSFGVLYLQGRVMLMMGQYVMRDLRNQIFRRLQELPVSYFDKNPIGRLVTRVTTDIDALNELFTSGLVSIFGDVFLLAGIVSVLFWLNWKLALVTFCILPLLLLLTLWFRIRARQSYREVRVKIARINSFLQEHVTGMSVLQLFNREKRAYDEFTEINEENRVANVQAIFYYAVYYPMVELITAVGIGLIIGYGGNRVVAGALSLGALVAFVQYAQRFYQPLSDLSEKYNILQAAMASSERVFALLDRPVEIASPENPWRNDQAPSGEGASIRFEEVSFSYLPGEPVLKNVSFEVAAGETVAVVGHTGAGKSTLTNLLLRFYDVDSGSVSVDGVDVKGWDLAALRRSTAMVLQDVFLFSGTLGANIRLGSAEIDDAQLRRAAEEVHALPFIEASDEGFATQVRERGAGLSVGQKQLIAFARALAFDPRILILDEATSSIDTETEQLIQKALQRLLIGRTSLVIAHRLSTIQRADRILVLHKGCLREQGTHQELLALRGIYYRLYQLQYKEQEVA; this comes from the coding sequence GTGAACAACCACCACGAAGAAGAAGTTCTCGGCAAGGCCTATGACGGTCGCCTCATGCGGCGCCTCCTCGGCTACGTGCGGCCCTACCGCGGCATGGCCGCCGGCGCCGTGGCGCTGATCATCCTGTCGTCTTTCTTGCAGTTGGTGGGTCCCCTCGCCACCGCCGTCGCCATTGACCTCTACATCCGGCCGCCCGACCCAAATGGAGAACAAGCCGCCGAACAGTCAAGCGCCGCCCTCTGGGCCGGCGAGCAATTGGCCGCCGTCGGCATCGTGCTCACGCCGGCCGAGGGCATCACCGTGATGGCGGCGATTTTCTTCGTTTCCCTGGTGCTTTCCTTCGGGGTGCTGTACCTGCAGGGGCGGGTGATGTTGATGATGGGCCAGTACGTCATGCGGGATCTGCGCAACCAGATCTTCCGGCGCCTGCAGGAGTTGCCCGTCTCCTACTTCGACAAGAACCCCATCGGCCGGCTGGTCACCCGGGTCACCACCGACATCGATGCCCTCAACGAACTCTTCACCTCCGGCCTGGTGTCCATCTTCGGCGACGTCTTCCTCCTGGCCGGCATCGTCAGCGTCCTCTTCTGGCTCAACTGGAAGCTGGCGCTGGTCACCTTCTGCATCCTGCCCCTGCTCCTGCTGTTGACCCTATGGTTCCGCATCCGGGCGCGGCAGAGCTACCGCGAAGTGCGGGTCAAGATCGCCCGCATCAACTCCTTCCTACAGGAGCACGTCACCGGCATGTCGGTGCTCCAGTTGTTCAACCGCGAAAAGCGCGCCTACGACGAATTCACCGAGATCAACGAAGAGAACCGCGTCGCCAACGTCCAGGCGATCTTCTACTACGCCGTCTACTACCCGATGGTGGAGTTGATCACCGCCGTCGGGATCGGACTGATCATCGGCTATGGCGGCAACCGGGTGGTGGCCGGCGCTCTCTCCCTGGGCGCCCTCGTCGCCTTCGTGCAGTACGCTCAGCGCTTCTACCAGCCGCTCTCCGACCTGTCCGAGAAATACAACATCCTGCAGGCCGCGATGGCGAGTTCCGAGCGGGTCTTCGCTCTGCTCGACCGGCCGGTGGAGATCGCTTCCCCGGAGAATCCCTGGCGCAACGACCAAGCGCCGTCCGGCGAGGGCGCCTCCATCCGCTTCGAGGAGGTCTCCTTTTCCTACCTGCCGGGCGAGCCGGTGCTCAAGAACGTCTCCTTCGAAGTGGCCGCCGGTGAAACGGTGGCGGTGGTGGGCCACACCGGCGCCGGCAAATCCACCCTCACCAATTTGCTGCTGCGCTTCTACGACGTGGACTCCGGCAGCGTCTCCGTCGACGGGGTGGACGTCAAGGGTTGGGACCTGGCGGCGCTCCGCCGTTCCACGGCGATGGTGTTGCAGGACGTCTTCCTCTTCTCCGGCACCTTGGGCGCCAACATCCGCCTCGGCTCCGCCGAGATCGACGACGCGCAACTTCGCCGCGCCGCCGAAGAAGTCCACGCCCTGCCCTTCATCGAGGCCAGCGACGAAGGCTTCGCAACCCAGGTCCGTGAGCGCGGCGCCGGCCTCTCCGTGGGCCAGAAACAACTCATCGCCTTTGCCCGCGCCCTCGCCTTCGACCCGCGCATTCTGATCCTCGACGAAGCCACCTCCTCGATCGACACGGAAACCGAGCAGCTGATCCAAAAGGCCCTCCAGCGCCTCCTCATCGGCCGCACTAGCCTGGTCATCGCCCACCGCCTCTCCACCATCCAGCGGGCGGACCGCATCCTCGTCCTCCACAAGGGCTGCCTCAGAGAACAGGGTACCCACCAAGAGCTTCTGGCGCTCCGGGGTATTTACTACCGGCTGTACCAGTTGCAGTACAAGGAGCAGGAAGTGGCCTGA